A region of Chiloscyllium plagiosum isolate BGI_BamShark_2017 chromosome 37, ASM401019v2, whole genome shotgun sequence DNA encodes the following proteins:
- the LOC122541635 gene encoding gastrula zinc finger protein XlCGF49.1-like, with translation MEEKPFKCEVCDQSFSRTAHFLIHQRTHTGDKPFTCEVCNKSFSQSSNLHRHRRIHTGEKPFTCEVCHKAFTLSSSLLLHQTIHTGEKPFKCKVCDKAFPTSTRLLLHQSIHTGEKPFRCRLCDKSFSESSHFHSHQRVHTGEKPFTCQVCNKSFSLSSNLREHQRLHTGEKPFKCEVCKKSFAQLSGLVKHRHTHTGEKKIFTCEVCNQEFEQLWGMLDHRRIHTVREAK, from the coding sequence ATGGAAGAGAAGCCATTcaagtgtgaggtgtgtgacCAATCATTCTCACGCACAGCCCACTTTCTTATACACCAGCGAACTCATACAGGGGACAAACCATTCACATGTGAAGTGTGCAACAAATCATTCTCGCAGTCATCGAATCTCCACAGACACCGACGCATTCAtacaggagagaaaccattcacatgtgaggTCTGTCATAAAGCCTTCACACTGTCATCGAGCCTCTTGCTCCATCAGACAAtccacacaggagagaaaccTTTCAAGTGTAAAGTTTGTGATAAAGcttttccaacatctacaagacTTCTGTTACACCAGAGCATCCATACCGGGGAGAAACCTTTTCGGTGTCGgctgtgtgacaaatcattctctgaGTCATCTCACTTTCACTCAcaccaacgtgttcacactggagagaaaccattcacctgcCAAGTGTGTAACAAATCATTCTCACTGTCATCAAACCTCCGTGAACACCAACGccttcacactggggagaagccattcaagtGTGAGGTGTGTAAAAAGAGCTTTGCACAGTTGTCAGGCCTGGTGAAACACCGACACACTCACACCGGGGAGAAGAAAATATTCACTTGTGAGGTGTGTAATCAGGAGTTTGAACAGTTGTGGGGAATGTTGGATCACCGTCGCATTCACACAGTCAGGGAAGCCAAGTGA